TGCCCGAGCGGGATCGGGTGCGGGTTCTCGCGAAAATACGTTCCCGCGGGACTGTTTTGCCGCCCCGCAAAGTGCACCGTGCGCCCGTGGAAATCGTGCGCCATCATCGCATCCTCGAGCTTCAGGCCCTGCACGTTCGGGAACTCGTGCCACGCCCACGGCAGCGTCGAACTCGTCTCGAGCGGGATGCCCTCGTCGTAGAAATGGCTCTCGAAAGTCTGCAGACCCGTCGGGTCGACCGTGAACGCGAAGTCGCCGTTGCCCACGCTCAGCGGGCTCTCGACGTCGACGCGGGTGAGGCGGACCGTGTGGCGCTCGACGACGGCTTGGCGATCGATCGGCGCCGCCAGCGCAACGATCGAAAACACCGGAAGCAGGAAAAGGTGACGCATGGGGAGACGGGGTTGTGCGTGCGCGGCACCCCGCGCGACGCGGCGGCGACTGTGAAGCGCCCGCCGCACCGGCCGCAAACGAAACCCTCGACGAGTCCTTCGGACCGTCCACTTGTCAGCGATCGACTACTGCTGACGCGGGGCGCTTCGCGCGCGCGTCAGCTCTTCGACTCGAGCAACCGCTCGCCGTCGAGTTGGTAGATCGCGGAGAGGTAGCCTTCCTCGAAAACTTCGCCGACCTTCAGTTTGCCCACGAGCGTGATCGGCGTGTCCATCAGCGGCGGGATGCCGCCATTGGCCATCTTCACGGTCACCCACTCGTTGATGCGCGGCATGACGCCGAAGCAACACGAACTCTGGTCCTTCATGAGAAGAAATTCGGTGACCTTTCCCTCCTTGAATTTCGTCGGCAGCATGAAGCCCGTGATCGCGACTTTCTTCGCGTCGAGCTTGCGGACGAAATCCGGGATCTGATCCTTCGGCTTCGCGTTCGCGTCGGCCGGAGCCGCCTTGCCGTCCGGCGTGCTCGCGGTCTCGTAGCCCGGCGGCACGTAGTTGAACGCGCCGAGCAACGAAAATTCCACGCGCTCGAATTCCTTCTTCTCGCCGTCCGCCGGCTTCGCCGCGGTGTCGGCGCCGCGCAGCGTGAGCGCGCCGCAAGCCAGAGTGAGCAACAGAAGTTTCGTGGCAGCCTTCATCGCCGCGCACCGTAGGCCGTTTCGCCCGGGCGTCAAAAGGTTTGGTGCGCTCAACGCACCCCGAGGTCCTTGAGCGCGGCTGGCGCAACCAGCCGGCCCTTGAACCAGAAAATGCGCGTCTCGTCCCAGCGACAGAGCAGCCACTCGTCGCCGCGTCGCGCCAGGAATCCATATTGGTCGCGCGCGGACCACGGCGCACCTGTCGCATCGCCGTCAATCGGGCCCGCCCGCGCGAGCAATAGATTGGTCACGGTGTAATGTTGATCGCCGATCGCGAGGTTTGTGGACGATCGGACGCGAGCGGCAAGCCAGGCGTCGAATTTCGCCGGCATCTCCATCGACTCCAAAAGCAGCCAGTGGTTCGCCCCGCCCTCCCACCCGTGCACCAGCAGCGCCTCGCGGCCGTCATCGCCGCGCAAGCGATATTCGCGCACCTCAAAACGCGCCCGCGGCTGGAGCACGGCAACTTTCGCGTGTGCCGTCACCGCGAACGACTGGCCGGCGATCGCCCCGCGCGCGCCTGCCGGAACGACCTGCGCCGGTGCCGGCTTCATCGCCGGTGCCGCCGCAAACACGACGTTGGGATCCGGATCGTAGTTTTCGTAACAGCCCCGGATCAGAAAAAACGAAATCAACCCGATGATCCACACGGCGGCCTTCACCTGTTCCCAATCGATGGAGGAGCCGACCGGCGCACTGTAGTTCTCGTTGTAACCCGCCATCCGCGGCAGCCCGAACGCGCTTTCGACCAGCCGCCGGCCGATCGTCTGTCCGATGTAGAACTCGATTTTCCCATTCACCCACGTCGCCACGAACAGCCGCTGCTGGCCCGCATCCGCGTTGAAGTAGCGCGCGGTCTCGTGCCACGCGACGTTGCCCGGCGGCTCGCCCTCGATTTCCTCCGCATAAGACTCGTCCACGAGCGTGATGGGAATCTGCCGGCCTTCGTATTCGACCGTGTCGCCGACTTTCTTCGCTTCCGCCTCGGCGATCGTGAGTGGACGACGCGGCTCGAGCAGCGTGAACCATTTCCAAGTCGGGCCGTCCTCCGTCTCCTCGAACACGAGCGTCGCACCGAGGCCGTTGGCGTCGGCGACGTTGAACTCCGTCCAGTAATACTTCTCGCCGTCGATCTCGACGCTGTAGACGACCCAGCCGCGCACGGTGTAGCGCCGGCCGCGCAACTGGCCCGACATCCCGACTTTGAGCGCGGTGGGGTTCTTGCTCATCGAAAGAAATGCGGCACGAAGCGGCTCAGGTTGCCCGTGATCAGCCGCGTGTCTTCACGCACGCCCAGCCCCGCCGGTTCATGGTCGACGACCCACACGCCGCACACCGGCCGGTTGCCGCCGAACTCCGGAATCGGCGCCAGCGCCTGGTAGACGAAGCCCTCGGCGCCGTAATCGCCGTCGTTCTCCTCCACGGCCACGCCGCCCTCGACGCGCGTGACGTTGGCGCCTTCACGACTCAGCTTCGGCTTGCGCACGAACGAGCCGCCGAGCCCCGCCGCGTCCACGGTCTCGAACGCCGGCAGCAGATTCGGGTGCTCGGGATAAAGCTCCCACAGCACCGGCAGCAGGCCCTTGTTGCTCAGCAGCATTTTCCACGCGGGCTCGATGAACTGCACCGGATCGCGCGCGAGATGCGGCGCGAACTCCTCATGCCAGAGCCACTCCCAAGGGTAGAGCTTGAAGCAGCGCTCGATCGCCTCGCCGCGCAAATCCGCAAACGCGCCGCGCGCCGCGTCCCACCCGATGTCCTCGATGCGCACCTCGCGCGTGAGCACGCCGGCCTGCTCCGCGGTGTCGCGGAGATACAGCACCGTCTGCTCGTCCTCGGGGTTGTTCTTGATCGACGAAAAATGCACCGGCTTCCCCGCGTAGCGGCGCCACGCCTCGATGAGGCGCTCGTGGAGCGAGTTAAACTGGTCGGCCTCCGCGCGCACATCCTGCAACCAGAACCACTGCGTCACCGCCGCCTCAACGAGCGCGGTGGGCGTGTCGGCGTTGTATTCGAGGAGCTTCGGCTCGCCACTGCCGTCGAACGCCAGATCGAAGCGCCCGTAGAGCGAAAAATCATCGCGCTCCCACGAACGCAAAATCGCCGGCACCGCCGCGTCCGGAATGCCGAGCCGCGCCCACCAACTCCGCGCGATGACCTGCTCGGCCGCGTCGATGCAGAGGTAGTGCAGCGTGTGGGCCGCGGCCTCGAGACGGTCGATCTCCGCCGCGGAAAACTCGTAGCACGCCGACTCATCCCAATACGGCCCGTTGTCGTGCGTGTGGTAGGTGAGCCCGTGATACTCGACGCGTTCGCGCCAGTCCCGGCGCGGGGGGATCGCGTGGCGTTGCATCACGAGTGGATGTAGGTCGAGCGCCCGCTCGACGTGCTGCCGAAACCGCCGCGCGGGATGTCGGTGCGGAGCGACTCCGCCACGCGCGCCGCATCGGCCGTGGGCGAGGAAAGATTCACCACGCTCTGAAACGGCGACTCGTGCCAGGCGCCGGCGTAATAGAACTGCTTCTTCGCGGGATCGTAGGCGTTGTAGGGCTGCGCAAAGAAACCGCGAAACGGCGCGTGGTAGTAGCCGGCGCCGGGGATGAAGTGGTCGTTCTCGTAGATGCTGTCGGGCGTCACGTGCGGCTCGTTCACCGTCACGGTGGGCGCGCACGACGTCAGCGCGCCGGCCGATACGCCGCCGAGCAACACGAGACTGATCTTCCGCGAACGTTTCACTGCTCCGCGCGAACGCGGGTCAACCGATCATCGCCGCCGCGATGATGATGCACACCCCGAGGATCACCGCGCCGCCGATGATGGCGGCAGCAACGTTGCGCTCCTCGACGATTTCACGGTGCAGGTTGCCGGGCGTGAACTTGTCGAACAGCTTGTAGCCGACGATCGCCAGCGCGATGCCGACGAGGGCGAACAACACCATCAAGCCGAGCCCGGAGAGGGGCGAAGCGTAGATCCAGCGAACCGAGGGAGCGCCGTCAGCCGCGAACACGGCGGCGGGCGCGAGCGCCGCAAGCGCGGCGAGGGACAGGAGTTTTTTCATGGGCCGAACGCCGGGCACGCTGCGGCGACGCGCGCGCGCTGTCAATGCGCGCGCCGTTGCACGTGCGGCGGGAATTTCCAGCGAACGCCGCTTCGCCGTAGCGCAGGCTTCCAGCCTGCAACGAACGCCGCAGCGAGCCGGACGCGACGCTACAGCCTCGGCCTCAATCCTCGTCGTGGTCCTTGTTCACGGGAAACGTGAACGCGACGTCCTTGAACACCGCGCCGCGAATCTCAAGCGCGGCGATCTTGCCCGCGAACTCGCCGTCGCGCTTCAGCCAATCCGCCTGCGCGGTGAACTGCGCGGTGTCGCCGATGGTTTCG
This portion of the Opitutia bacterium genome encodes:
- a CDS encoding glutathionylspermidine synthase family protein, which translates into the protein MQRHAIPPRRDWRERVEYHGLTYHTHDNGPYWDESACYEFSAAEIDRLEAAAHTLHYLCIDAAEQVIARSWWARLGIPDAAVPAILRSWERDDFSLYGRFDLAFDGSGEPKLLEYNADTPTALVEAAVTQWFWLQDVRAEADQFNSLHERLIEAWRRYAGKPVHFSSIKNNPEDEQTVLYLRDTAEQAGVLTREVRIEDIGWDAARGAFADLRGEAIERCFKLYPWEWLWHEEFAPHLARDPVQFIEPAWKMLLSNKGLLPVLWELYPEHPNLLPAFETVDAAGLGGSFVRKPKLSREGANVTRVEGGVAVEENDGDYGAEGFVYQALAPIPEFGGNRPVCGVWVVDHEPAGLGVREDTRLITGNLSRFVPHFFR
- a CDS encoding DUF3299 domain-containing protein, whose amino-acid sequence is MKAATKLLLLTLACGALTLRGADTAAKPADGEKKEFERVEFSLLGAFNYVPPGYETASTPDGKAAPADANAKPKDQIPDFVRKLDAKKVAITGFMLPTKFKEGKVTEFLLMKDQSSCCFGVMPRINEWVTVKMANGGIPPLMDTPITLVGKLKVGEVFEEGYLSAIYQLDGERLLESKS
- a CDS encoding DUF4178 domain-containing protein; its protein translation is MSKNPTALKVGMSGQLRGRRYTVRGWVVYSVEIDGEKYYWTEFNVADANGLGATLVFEETEDGPTWKWFTLLEPRRPLTIAEAEAKKVGDTVEYEGRQIPITLVDESYAEEIEGEPPGNVAWHETARYFNADAGQQRLFVATWVNGKIEFYIGQTIGRRLVESAFGLPRMAGYNENYSAPVGSSIDWEQVKAAVWIIGLISFFLIRGCYENYDPDPNVVFAAAPAMKPAPAQVVPAGARGAIAGQSFAVTAHAKVAVLQPRARFEVREYRLRGDDGREALLVHGWEGGANHWLLLESMEMPAKFDAWLAARVRSSTNLAIGDQHYTVTNLLLARAGPIDGDATGAPWSARDQYGFLARRGDEWLLCRWDETRIFWFKGRLVAPAALKDLGVR
- a CDS encoding DUF350 domain-containing protein, with product MVLFALVGIALAIVGYKLFDKFTPGNLHREIVEERNVAAAIIGGAVILGVCIIIAAAMIG